The Opitutaceae bacterium nucleotide sequence GCGACCCGTTGCTGCTGGCCTCCGGACATCTCCGCCGGTCGCCGGTCGTGCAGTCCCTCCAACCCCACCTCATCGAGGATCCGCTTCGCCCGCTCGTGCCGTTCGGACCGGGTGACACCCTGGAGCAGCATGATGTACTCGACATTCTCGAGAGCGGAGAGGACCGGAATGAGGTTGTAGGCCTGGAAGACGAAGCCGATATCCTTGAGACGGATACGAGTGACTGCTGCCGGGCTCAGTTGGTCGAGACGGCGTCCGGAGAGATCGATCTGCCCGGAATCCGGCGTATCCAGTCCTCCAATCACGTTGAGCAGGGTGGTCTTGCCCGAACCCGATGGTCCGACCAGGGCGGCGAATTCGCCACGGGCAAATGACAGGCTGACCCCGTCGAGGGCTTTGACCCTGATCTTGCCCTGCAGGTAGCTTTTTGAGATGTCCGTGACCTCGACGGTTCCGGAGAGCGGTTGAGGGGCCGGGTGTGGTGTCATCGTCTTTCGGAGAATCGTTCAGAACCGGGTCATGGCGTCGACCGGGGAGATGCGGCCTGCCTTGATCGCGGGGTAGAGGCTGACCAGCAGGCCGAGGGTGACGACCATTGAGCCGGCAAGGGCGTAGTCGAAGAGGTGATCCCGGGGGTAGATGACGCGGGAAACCCCGAAGTACTCCGAACCGGCGGCGAAGGCGGAAAAATCGATGCCGGTTTGGCTGAGCAGGGCGATCGAAGCGGCGCCCAGGGCGATGCCGAATCCCAGTCCGACAACGAGAAGCATGGCGGTCTCCAGAATGACGCCCCGGATGATGCCACCCGGAGTCACGCCGAGGGCCCGGACAAGGCCAAACTCCCGGATCCGTTCAAAGACCGCCATCAGGATGGTATTGACCAGGCCGAAAGCCATCGCGATGAAGACAACCAGGTTCCAAATCAGGGAATAGACATTCATACTGTCGAGATAGACGCCGATGAAGGGAACCAACTCGCGCCAGGTCAGAATCCGGAACCCGGATTCCGGAAGCTCTGCCCTGAGGGCCCGGGCGGTGTTTTCCGCCTCTCCGGCCAGCGGCAGGACAATACTGAACTCGGTGACGTCGCCGTTGATGGCGAGCATGGCCTGAACGGTCGGCCGCAGGGCAAAGACGAACTGCTTCTCGGTCATCTCCATCTGGGCGCGAAACACGCCCACGATGGTGAAGGCCTGCGATTCGATTTCTCCGGTCGCATTCTGGGCGTCGATCACCAGTCGATGGCCGACGCGTGCCTCAAGGCGATCGGCGAGCGCCTTCCCGATCAGAATCCCATGGGGCGCCCCTGCGAGGTTACTACCCTCGATCGGAGCGGTGCCGATGAAGGAAAGGCCGGCTTCCCGGGCCGGATCGATCCCGACGAGGGTGATGCCGCCGGTGTGCCGCGCGCTGCGGATGACGGCCGCCGACCGGACCCGGCTGGTCCAGCGACTTCCGGCCGGCAGGATCTCCCGCAGGGCGCGGCTGACCGGGTCCGTTTCATGTATCCTGTAATCAATGACGGGGTTCTCGAAGTAGCCGGGAGCCTGCACCTGAAGGTGACCGGTAAGATTCACGATGTTCGACTGCACCATGTCTTCGACCATGCCGCGCATGAAGGCACTGAAGAAGACCATCGACCACACCCCAACGGCGACAGCGGAGAGGATGACGAGGGTGCGGCGGGAATTTCGCCAGAGATTGCGCCAAGCGATCAGGGTATTCATGGCGGCGTTACGCGGTGTGGATGGCCTCGACCGGGCGCAGGCGCCGGATCTTCAGGACCGGGAGCAGGGCGGCGAGAAGGGTGACCACCAGGACCACGGAGGGTCCAAGGGTGGCGGTGACGGGCGAGAGCTCGGGATAGGCTCGCGGGGGAAGTCCGTATTGGACCATGTAGGCGGCCGCTTCCTCTCCGAAATCGATGCCGACCCGGGCGAAGTAGAGGGTGATGATTGAACCGAGGGCGATACCCGTGAGGACTCCGGCCAGGGTGAGAAGTCCGGACTCGAGCATGAGCACCCGGACGAGGCGCCACGGGGTCGTGCCGATCGCCATCATGACGCCGAACTCCCGGGTCCTTTCGTAGACCGCCATGATGAAGGTGTTCAGGATGCTGAAAGCGACGACAAGAACCAGGATCAGGTACATGACACCGCCGATCAGCATATCGAGCTCGATTCCCTCGAGCAGTCCCGGCAACAGCTCCCGCCAGGTCAGGGTGACCAGAGGGTGCTCTTTGGTCCCGAGGCCGGAGACTTTCCCCTCGATCTCCCGGGCCGGTTCGGCCAGCCACCAGAGACTGTCCGACCGGATAAGGATACGATGAACTGCGCCCTCCATTCGAAAGACTTCGTCGAAGAAGGCACGGCCGACATAGAGGGTGGATCGATCCACCTCCGGCTGACCGGTTTCAAACAGGCCTTGGATGACGACGTCTCCGGCGGCAATCGACCCATCGCGGGCCGAGCCGAGAAGAGTGACCGTGTCGCCGGCCCCGATGCCGAGATTGCGGGCGAGGAGTCCACCGATGACGGCCCGATCGAATTCCTCAGGTTTCAGGAAGGTGCCCTCCCGGACTGTGTCGGCCACGGTCGTGACCCTCGACTCCGTCTCGGGATCGATGCCGATGACCATCGCACCCAAGGCGTGGTCCTTGCCGGCGAGAAGGGAAAATCCTTCCGAACGGACCGTCGTGGCACGCACCCGCGGGTTTCCGTCCAGGGAGTGGATGACGGCTTCCGGGTCGGGGATGACCAGCCAGACCTGCGGATCATCCCGGTAGTCGTCGGCGAGAATCTGCAGGTAACCGGTGCCGCCATTGACCGAGGCGCGGATCATCAATTGGTACTGGTTGGCTGCAAGTGAGAGCATGAAGACCAGAATGGCCGATGCAAAGACCACCGCGCTGATCGAGAGCATCGACCGGCGCCGGTTGCGCCAGAGGTTCCTCCAGGCCAGCTGCAGATCGTTCCTCATGGCCGTCAATCAGCGGCGCGGATTCCGGAGAAACGTCTCCGTGAATACCCGGTCGGGCAAGCTCTCGAGGAACTGAAGCGAACGGTATTCGATGCGGGTGTAGCGGGTCGCGTCGTTCGCCTGGACCATGGTGAGAATCCGGGGCAGCAGACGGCCGCCGAGGATCTCCAGTTGCGACATTTCCAGCGTCTTGACCAGCTCTCCGTCCTGGTCGAAAAACGTCTCACGGAGCATGATCTTGTCCTCCCTGATGAGAACGACCTGCTTGCCCCAGACCACCGGTGCCCCGGGCTTTGGTGTGAGAAGAACCTCGTAGACCGTCAAGCCGCTCTCGGTGGTAGTCCCGGTCAGTTCATGCGTGTAGTCGACGAGGATGCTGTCGGTCTTGGCAAGATCATGATTGGTGAAATCGGACCCCATCCAGGATTGACTCATGAGGGAGGGGGGCAGCTTGATCACGCGGTTGACCCGCGGGTTGAAGGTCCACATCTGCTCGCCTTTCTTCAGCGTCCCGTTTCCCCGGTCGCGGGCGGGATCCGTGATCACAATGACACTGTCATCGTCGCCCCGGGTCCAGGCTTCCAGGGTCTGGGAACGTTCCCATTCCGGACGATGA carries:
- a CDS encoding outer membrane lipoprotein-sorting protein; translation: MKPRLHAGRAGVVLVGVLSVATGVLSVRAGEPDATELIRESFRYYRGEASEAVMEMTIHRPEWERSQTLEAWTRGDDDSVIVITDPARDRGNGTLKKGEQMWTFNPRVNRVIKLPPSLMSQSWMGSDFTNHDLAKTDSILVDYTHELTGTTTESGLTVYEVLLTPKPGAPVVWGKQVVLIREDKIMLRETFFDQDGELVKTLEMSQLEILGGRLLPRILTMVQANDATRYTRIEYRSLQFLESLPDRVFTETFLRNPRR
- a CDS encoding FtsX-like permease family protein, encoding MNTLIAWRNLWRNSRRTLVILSAVAVGVWSMVFFSAFMRGMVEDMVQSNIVNLTGHLQVQAPGYFENPVIDYRIHETDPVSRALREILPAGSRWTSRVRSAAVIRSARHTGGITLVGIDPAREAGLSFIGTAPIEGSNLAGAPHGILIGKALADRLEARVGHRLVIDAQNATGEIESQAFTIVGVFRAQMEMTEKQFVFALRPTVQAMLAINGDVTEFSIVLPLAGEAENTARALRAELPESGFRILTWRELVPFIGVYLDSMNVYSLIWNLVVFIAMAFGLVNTILMAVFERIREFGLVRALGVTPGGIIRGVILETAMLLVVGLGFGIALGAASIALLSQTGIDFSAFAAGSEYFGVSRVIYPRDHLFDYALAGSMVVTLGLLVSLYPAIKAGRISPVDAMTRF
- a CDS encoding FtsX-like permease family protein; translated protein: MRNDLQLAWRNLWRNRRRSMLSISAVVFASAILVFMLSLAANQYQLMIRASVNGGTGYLQILADDYRDDPQVWLVIPDPEAVIHSLDGNPRVRATTVRSEGFSLLAGKDHALGAMVIGIDPETESRVTTVADTVREGTFLKPEEFDRAVIGGLLARNLGIGAGDTVTLLGSARDGSIAAGDVVIQGLFETGQPEVDRSTLYVGRAFFDEVFRMEGAVHRILIRSDSLWWLAEPAREIEGKVSGLGTKEHPLVTLTWRELLPGLLEGIELDMLIGGVMYLILVLVVAFSILNTFIMAVYERTREFGVMMAIGTTPWRLVRVLMLESGLLTLAGVLTGIALGSIITLYFARVGIDFGEEAAAYMVQYGLPPRAYPELSPVTATLGPSVVLVVTLLAALLPVLKIRRLRPVEAIHTA
- a CDS encoding ABC transporter ATP-binding protein, with the protein product MTPHPAPQPLSGTVEVTDISKSYLQGKIRVKALDGVSLSFARGEFAALVGPSGSGKTTLLNVIGGLDTPDSGQIDLSGRRLDQLSPAAVTRIRLKDIGFVFQAYNLIPVLSALENVEYIMLLQGVTRSERHERAKRILDEVGLEGLHDRRPAEMSGGQQQRVAVARAIVSHPTIVLADEPTANLDSETAKELLDLMLHLNRSHDVTFVFATHDELVMNAPGESFACAMAGWWPTNARSERDPTNSGTIGPSLPSGGGSDPNRHPRSAPPGGSACHLGIRLLRQGRSPYRAGRQRFLLECLRRQRPGRPGGDRPMDDHGGIRARDP